One Sphingomonas endolithica genomic window, AGCCATTGTTTGTTCACGTGCGCGATCGTGCGGCCCATGCGCAGGATCGACGCGGCGGGCATCGAATATTGGTGGATCACCGGCAGCGGGTATTCGCACAGATGCATGTCGAGCCGGCCGAGCGCGCGCCACGATCCGCCGACGAGATACAGCGGCACGCCTGCGCCGCCGCCGAGCCAGCCAGCATCCCTCAGGGCAGCATGCACGGTGCGCTCGAGCACCCCCGGTCCCTTTTCGCGCAGCGCCGCGATACGCAAGACGCCGAACGGAAAGGACACGCGGTCGCGCAGTTCGCCTTGCGCGATCCGTACCAGTTCGAGGCTGCCGCCGCCCAGGTCACCGACGATGCCGTCGGCATCGGGAATGCCGGAAAGCACGCCCTGCCCCGCTGCCATCGCCTCCTGCTCACCGCTCAGCGTCTCGACGTCGAGCCCGAGGTCCCGCACCGTCCGCAGCAACGCCGCGCCATTGGAGGCATCGCGCACCGCGGCGGTGGCGACGGTACGCAGGCTCGATACCTCCATCTCGCGTGCGACGGCGGCAAAGCGCGCGAGCGCCTGTTCCGCCAGGTCGAGCGACGCTTGCGGGATGGCACCGGTTTGCGCGAGCCCGCGCCCAAGACCCGCCATCACTTTTTCGTTGAACAGGATCGCCGGCAGTCGCTCCGGCCCTTGATAGACGACCAAACGAATCGAATTGGACCCGATATCGATGATGCCGGTGCGCGGTTCGGTCGGCGTGTCCGCGCGCACTTTGCGCAGCAGCGCCGGAATGCTCACGCTCAATGACCGCGCCGGAACGACAATTTGGGAACCGACTTGCCCTTCAGTGCCGCGCCGCGCCCGGATAGCGAGGGATTGGTCATGAAATAGCGGTGCAGATTGAACGGCCGCTCGCCGGGCTGTTCGCGTACATAGCTGCCATCGGCCTGCAGATCCCAGCTTTGTTCATTGTCGAGCAGATTGGCGACCATCACCTGATCGAGGATCTGGTCGTGCACCGTGCGGTTGAGGATCGGCAGCATATATTCCACCCGGCGATCGAAATTGCGCGGCATCCAGTCCGCCGAGGAGATGAACAGCTTGGCATCGTCATTGGGCAACGCCTGGCCATTGCCGAACGCCCAGATCCGGCTGTGTTCGAGGAACCGACCGATGATCGATTTCACGCGAATGTTCTCGGACAGATCGGGCACGCCTGGCTTGAGGCAGCAGATGCCGCGGATGATCAGGTCGATCTCGACCCCGGCATTGCTCGCCTCGTACAATTTCTCGATCACTGCAGGATCGACCAGCGAATTCATCTTTGCCCAGATCGCCGCGGGTTTGCCGCCCTTGGCGTTGGCGATCTCGTCGTCGATCAGACGGACGAGCCGCGGTCGCAGGTCACGCGGCGACAGGCTGACCAACTCCATCCCCTCCGGCTCGACATAGCCGGTGATGTAGTTGAACATCTGCGCGGCATCCTGCCCGATGCGGGGATCGGCGGTGAAGAAGCTGATATCGGTATAGATTTTGGCGGTGATCGGGTGATAATTGCCCGTCCCGAAATGGCAGTAGGTGCGGTACACCGAGCCCTCGCGCCGCACGACCATCGAGATCTTGGCGTGCGTCTTCCACTCCATGAAGCCGTAGACCACCTGCACGCCCGCCCGCTCCAGCGCGCTGGCCCAGACGATATTCTGTTCCTCGTCGAAACGCGCCTTCAGCTCGACCACCGCGGTCACCGACTTGCCCGCCTCGGCCGCCGCGATCAGCGCGTTGATCACCGCCGGCTGCTTGCCCGCGCGGTACAATGTCTGCTTGATCGCGACTACGTCGGGGTCGTTCGCCGCCTGCTTCAGGAAGGCGAGCACCACCTCGAACGTCTCGTAGGGATGGTGGACGACGATGTCCTTGGCCTTGATCGCCGCAAAGCAATCGCCGCCGAATTCGCGGATGCGCTCGGGGAAGCGTGGTGCGTAAGCGGGGAATTTCAGATCGGGGCGGTCCTCATCGACGATCGCGTCGAGATCGCCGACGCCCAAGAAGGCACCGCTTTCGGTGACGAAGGCGTGCTCTCCCCCCAGTTCCTCGCGCAATGCGGCGCCGAGCGCCGGCGGCATGCCGCTTTCCAGTTCCAGCCGAATGACCCGGCCGCGGCGGCGGCGCTTGATCGCGTTGGCGAAGTAGCGGACCAGATCCTCCGCCTCGTCCTCGATCTCGAGATCGCTGTCGCGCAGCACGCGGAATTCCGCGCCGCCCAGCACGTTGTAGCCGGGGAAGATCAGCGGGGCGAAATGCTTGACCAGCGATTCGACCGCGACGAACCGCGCGCGTTCGCCCGGTACTCGTACGAAGCGCGGCATCTGGCTCGGCAGCATGACCAGTTCGCGGATCGGTGCCTCGTCCGAGATGCGGACGAGATCGAACATCACCGCCAGCCCCTTGTTCGACATGAACGGAAAGGGATGCGCGGGATCGAGTGCCTGCGGCGTCAGGATCGGGAATATCTGTTCGCGGAAGTGATTCTGCAGCCAGGCGACTTCCTGCGTGGTCAGGAATTCTTCGATCGTGCGCGATCCCAGCACGTCGATGCCGGTTTCACTCAACTGTCGACGCAGATCGCGCCACACGGAGCGTTGACTCTCGATCAGCGCATCGGCCTCGGCGACGATCGCGGCGAGCTGCTGGCCCGAGGTCAGGCCGTCTGCGGAGCGACGATCGACTTCCTGGACCTGCTGGCCCTTCAAGCCGGCCACACGCACCATGAAGAATTCGTCGAGGTTGGACCCCGAGATCGACAGGAAGCGGACCCGCTCCAGCAGCGGATGCGCAGGATTGCACGCCTCCTCCAGCACGCGGCGATTGAACGCCAGCCAGGAAAGCTCGCGATTGAAATAGCGTTCGCTGCCCTCGCTGGCGGCAAACTGGTCGTCGTCATCCTCGGTGAGATGCGCGATATGGGCGGGGCGGGTCATGGAACCTCGAATGGCAGGGTTGGCGCGGGATCGATGATCATGCTGGCCTCGGTCAATGTGGCCTTTGCCAAGGGGATCGACAAGCGTTTCCGCCGTTCCATCACCGCCTGGTCGAGTATGTCGACCGCGCGCAGTAATGCCACGTGGCTGCGTTCGACGCGCGCCAGCAGCCACTGGATCAGCTCGGGCCGGGCATCCAGCCCACGGCGCAGGAACTGCCGCTCGAACAAGGCCTGCATCAGCACATCGTCCGGCGCGCCGATCCGCGCAACCGGGCTCGCGGCCAGGCGGGAACGCAGATCGGGCAGCTTGACCGTCCATTCGGGCGGCGCGGCATCGGCGATCACGAT contains:
- a CDS encoding Ppx/GppA family phosphatase, with product MSIPALLRKVRADTPTEPRTGIIDIGSNSIRLVVYQGPERLPAILFNEKVMAGLGRGLAQTGAIPQASLDLAEQALARFAAVAREMEVSSLRTVATAAVRDASNGAALLRTVRDLGLDVETLSGEQEAMAAGQGVLSGIPDADGIVGDLGGGSLELVRIAQGELRDRVSFPFGVLRIAALREKGPGVLERTVHAALRDAGWLGGGAGVPLYLVGGSWRALGRLDMHLCEYPLPVIHQYSMPAASILRMGRTIAHVNKQWLKAVPGLSSGRATTLGDSAALLSVLLKHLGSDTTVVSAFGLREGLLYEALDAGTRAQDPLIVATRDEGRRHGRFAEHGDLLDRWIAPLFQSDDVDMTRLRHAACQLADVGWRANPEFRAERGVEIALHGNWVAIDARGRALMAQALFTSLGGGTNTPAPLAMLAPADDLKCAVTWGLAMRLGQRLSGGLAGPLQRSRLSQDMAAVTLHLADPDRALYGDAVERRHAALGNAVGRATVVAG
- a CDS encoding RNA degradosome polyphosphate kinase; translated protein: MTRPAHIAHLTEDDDDQFAASEGSERYFNRELSWLAFNRRVLEEACNPAHPLLERVRFLSISGSNLDEFFMVRVAGLKGQQVQEVDRRSADGLTSGQQLAAIVAEADALIESQRSVWRDLRRQLSETGIDVLGSRTIEEFLTTQEVAWLQNHFREQIFPILTPQALDPAHPFPFMSNKGLAVMFDLVRISDEAPIRELVMLPSQMPRFVRVPGERARFVAVESLVKHFAPLIFPGYNVLGGAEFRVLRDSDLEIEDEAEDLVRYFANAIKRRRRGRVIRLELESGMPPALGAALREELGGEHAFVTESGAFLGVGDLDAIVDEDRPDLKFPAYAPRFPERIREFGGDCFAAIKAKDIVVHHPYETFEVVLAFLKQAANDPDVVAIKQTLYRAGKQPAVINALIAAAEAGKSVTAVVELKARFDEEQNIVWASALERAGVQVVYGFMEWKTHAKISMVVRREGSVYRTYCHFGTGNYHPITAKIYTDISFFTADPRIGQDAAQMFNYITGYVEPEGMELVSLSPRDLRPRLVRLIDDEIANAKGGKPAAIWAKMNSLVDPAVIEKLYEASNAGVEIDLIIRGICCLKPGVPDLSENIRVKSIIGRFLEHSRIWAFGNGQALPNDDAKLFISSADWMPRNFDRRVEYMLPILNRTVHDQILDQVMVANLLDNEQSWDLQADGSYVREQPGERPFNLHRYFMTNPSLSGRGAALKGKSVPKLSFRRGH
- a CDS encoding HdaA/DnaA family protein, producing the protein MSGGQIALPFEWPADPRDDEFLVGESNARAVQQLEHWASWPVMTLVLTGPRKSGRSLLARIFAAKSGGTMIDDAERQPEATLFHAWNSAQEAHRPLIVIADAAPPEWTVKLPDLRSRLAASPVARIGAPDDVLMQALFERQFLRRGLDARPELIQWLLARVERSHVALLRAVDILDQAVMERRKRLSIPLAKATLTEASMIIDPAPTLPFEVP